The genomic region ATTCGTCGGCGTTGACGACGAGATAATGCGGGCGGCCGTCGCTTTCCTTCGGCATGAAGGACCATTTCAGACCCGTCGGGAAGCCGGCGCCGCCGCGGCCGCGAAGGCCCGATGCCTTCATCTCGTTGATGATCCAGTCGCGGCCCTTTTCGAGGATCTGCTTGGTGCCGTCCCAGTGGCCGCGGCTCATCGCGCCCTTCAGGGACTTGTCCTTGAGGCCGTAGATGTTGGTAAAGATGCGGTCTTTATCTTGTAACATGCTTCACCTCTTACCGCGGCTTCTTGCCGAAGACCTTGATATATTCCGCTTCGCCGCCCTTGGCGAGCGCCTTGGCCTGCTTGACCCAGTCGTCGCGCTCGATGCGGCCGCGGAAGTTCAGGTAGCCGTCGACCCATTCGCGTTCGGCCTTCTTCCAGCCCGCGACCTGCGCGAAGGTGAAGATGCCGATTTCGTTCAATGTCGCCTCGATCTTCGGACCGACGCCCGAGATCATCTTCAGATCATCCGGCGCGGCGGGCTTTTCGATGCCGGACGGACGGTTCTTGTCGGTCAGGCTGGGCTTCGTCGCCGAGGCTTCGGCCTTGACGGCGGGTGCCGGCGCCGGTTCGGCGGCCGCAGTGCCTGATATCGGCTGCTGCTCGGCCGCCTTGGCATTCTTTGCCGCGGCCTTCGGCGCCGTAGCCGGCGTTTTCAGCGCCGCGTTGGTCTCGGCATCGGTGCTCTTCGGGCGGGCAGCCTCGGAGGGCGGAACCGGAGCGGCGTCAACAGGAGCCGAAATGGTTTCGGCATCGGCCTTCTTGGCGCGTGTCCTTGCCTTCGGCTCTTCCGTCGTCAGCGAGGTCGGGCCGCCTTCAGGTGCTGAGAAAATCCGGTCGATCTGGGTACCGGGCTTGATGCTCGCGCCATTGCCGGCGGCGAAGCTATCGATGATCTCTTCGAGACGGGCCGGCGTCAGGTCCTCATAGGTGTCCTTGCCGATCATCACCATCGGGGCGTTGACGCAGGCGCCAAGACATTCGACCTCTTCCCAGGACAGCGTTCCCTCGGCATTGCGCTCGAAGGCATGGGCATGGATCTTGCTCTTGCAGACCGACATCAGCGCTTCCGAGCCGCGCAGCATGCAGGGCGTCGTGCCGCAGACCTGCACATGGGCGCGGGTGCCGACGGGATGCAGCTGGAACTGCGTATAGAAGGTCGCGACTTCGAGCACTCTGATATAGGCCATATCGAGCATGTCGGCGATCTTTTCGATCGCCGCGCGCGTGACCCAGCCGTCCTGCTCCTGCGCCCGCATCAACAGCGGAATGACCGCCGATTGCTGGCGGCCGGCGGGGTATTTCTGGATCGTCTTGTCCGCCCAGACCGCATTTTCATCGCTGAAAGCGAATGCGGCAGGCTGAAATTGATCTTCGGCTAATCGACGAACGGACATTCTTCCTCACGCCTTGTCAGTTTAGGGTTCCACACCGCGAAGCGGTCAAAGACTGCATTTCGCAGGCATAGGCCGACTGGTCTTTCTGCATAAATACGACGAATTTGCTGCCATTCGGGATGGCAGCCTTGATTTGATAGCCCTTGGACAAAAGCTCGCCCATGGATGTTTTCGCCGCCGGCGGCGTCACTTCCTTATGCCCCAGCGGCGTGCCGAGCGTATCGGTCTCCTGGGCCGAAACCCCGGATGCCGCAAGAAGAAGGGCGACGACAAGCGGCAGACGCTGCATCAGCGGTCCACCTCGCCGAAGACGATATCGAGCGAGCCGAGCACAGCCGCGACGTCGGCAAGCTGGTGGCCGCGGCACATGAAGTCCATCGCCTGCAGATGCGCATAACCCGGTGCGCGGATCTTGCAGCGATACGGCTTGTTGGAGCCGTCCGAAACCAGATAGACGCCGAACTCGCCCTTCGGCGCTTCGACCGCGGCATAAACTTCGCCGGCCGGCACGTGGTAGCCTTCGGTATAGAGCTTGAAGTGGTGGATCAGCGCTTCCATCGAGCGCTTCATCTCGCCGCGCTTCGGCGGCACGACCTTGCCGTCGATCGACGAGAAGGGGCCGGTCTTGGCATCCGACAGCAGGCGGTTGACGCACTGCTTCATGATGCGGACCGATTGGCGCATCTCGATCATGCGGATCAGGTAGCGGTCATAATTGTCGCCGTTCTTGCCGATCGGAATGTCGAATTCGAGATCGGAATAACATTCGTAAGGCTGGGAGCGGCGCAGATCCCAGGCAGCGCCCGAACCGCGCACCATGACGCCGGAGAAGCCCCAGGCCCAGCAATCCTCCAGCGAGACGACGCCGATATCGACGTTGCGCTGTTTGAAGATGCGGTTGCCGGTCAACAGATCGTCGATGTCGTCGAGCGCCTTCAGGAAGGGATCGCACCAGTCGCCGATATCCTGCACGAGCTGTTCCGGCAGATCCTGATGGACACCACCGGGACGGACGTAAGCGGCGTGCATGCGCGAGCCGCTGGCGCGCTCATAGAACACCATCAGCTTTTCACGTTCTTCGAAGCCCCAGAGCGGCGGCGTCAGCGCGCCGACGTCCATGGCCTGCGTCGTGACGTTCAGGAGATGTGAGAGGATACGGCCGATTTCCGAATAGAGAACGCGGATCAGCTGGCCGCGGATCGGGATCTCGATGCCGAGCAGCTTTTCCACCGCCAGCGCATAGGCATGCTCCTGATTCATTGGCGCGACGTAATCGAGACGATCGAAATAGGGCACGGCCTGAAGATAGGTCTTGGTCTCGATCAGCTTCTCGGTGCCGCGGTGCAGCAGGCCGATATGCGGATCAACCCGCTCCACAATTTCGCCGTCAAGCTCCAGGACAAGACGAAGAACGCCGTGCGCCGCCGGATGCTGCGGTCCGAAATTGATGTTGAAGTTGCGGACGTTATGTTCGGTCATGCTGCGTGCTCCGTGCCAAACGCGCTGCCAATCAAGCGAATAGCGAATGGCGAATAGCGAGTAGTTTCGTTCGGTCTCATCACTTCTCCTGGAGACTCCGTATCAACGCTCGAATCATCCGTCCGATCTCGTCGCATTTTCCGGTCATCTGCCTGAACTCCCCCTCGTCGATCAGACCGATACGATGAGAGATGAGCATATGCGTTTCCAATTCCTTCAGCGAACCTTGGGAGATCCGCAGAACTGAATGAAACTTCCCGTGAGCTCACGTCCGTGTCCTTCAGCTATATTGGCGGCAATCGAACTCGCCGCCCTGCGTATCTGGGTCGTCAGACCGTAAATCTCCTCCTTGGGAAATCCTCTGGTCAACTGATAGCAATCCACCGCGAGATCGATCGCCATCTGCCAGACCTTGAGATCTTTGTAGGAGTTTATCGTCTGCCAACCCTTCCCAACTATTCGCTATTCGCTACTCACTATTCGCTTCTACTGCTTCGCCTTTTCATCCCCCGGCAACACATACTCCGTCCCCTCCCAAGGCGACATGAAGTCGAAGTTGCGGAATTCCTGCTTTAGCTCGACCGGCTCGTAGACGACACGCTTTGCCGCGTCGTCATAGCGGACTTCGACAAAACCCGTGGTCGGGAAGTCCTTGCGCAACGGATGGCCTTCGAAGCCGTAGTCGGTCAGGATGCGGCGCAGGTCCGGATGGCCGGTGAAAAGCACGCCGTACATGTCCCAGGTTTCGCGCTCGAACCAGTCGGCGCCGGGATGGACAGCACAGGCCGAGGGGACCGGCGTATCTTCGTCGGTTGCGACCTTGACGCGGATGCGGACATTCTGCTTCGGCGACAACAGGTGATAGACGACATCGAAACGCAGCTCGCGCTGCGGCCAGTCGACGCCGCAAATATCGATCAGGTTGACGAAACCGCATCTGGCGTCGTCACGCAGGAAGGTCAAAAGCGCGATCAGGTTTTCACCCGTCGTCGTCAGCGTCAGCTCGCCATACTTCATCTGCGATGCGGCGATCAGGTTGCCGCGCGCTTCGCCAAGGTAGGACGCAAGCTCAGTCAGGGCTTCACTCATATGCCTAGTCCTTAACCCTTAGCGTTCGATCGTGCCGGTGCGCCGGATCTTCTTCTGCAGCAGAAGCACGCCGTAGAGCAGCGCTTCGGCCGTGGGGGGACAGCCCGGCACGTAGATATCGATCGGCACGATGCGGTCGCAGCCGCGCACCACCGAATAGGAATAATGATAGTAACCGCCGCCATTGGCGCAGGAGCCCATCGAGATGACGTAGCGCGGCTCTGGCATCTGGTCGTAGACCTTGCGCAGCGCCGGCGCCATCTTGTTGGTCAGCGTGCCGGCCACGATCATCACGTCGGACTGGCGCGGCGAAGCGCGCGGCGCAAAACCGAAGCGCTCGACGTCGTAACGCGGCATCGACAGCTGCATCATCTCGACGGCGCAGCAGGCCAGACCGAAGGTCATCCACATCAGCGAGCCGGTACGGGCCCAGTTGATCAGCTCGTCGGTCGAGGTGACCAGGAAACCCTTGTCGGCCAGCTCATTGTTGATCTCGCCGAAAAAGGCGTCGTTACTGCCGATCGGCTTGCCTGTGGAGGGATCGATGATCCCCTTCGGCTGCTGGGCGACGAGCGGCTGATTGCTCACAGGGGTCACTCCCATTCCAGCGCTCCCTTTTTCCATTCATAGATAAAGCCGATGGTCAGCACGAAGAGGAAGACCATCATGGACCAGAAGCCGAACCAGCCGATGGCGCCGAAGGAAACGGCCCAGGGGAAGAGGAAGGCGACTTCCAGATCGAAGATGATGAAGAGGATCGACACGAGGTAGAAGCGGATGTCGAACTTCATGCGGGCGTCGTCGAACGCGTTGAAGCCGCATTCGTAAGCCGAGAGCTTTTCCGAATCGGGCGCTTTGAAAGCGACGGCGAACGGCGCAATGAGCAGCGCCAGGCCGATAACGAGCGCGATAGCGATGAAGATAGCAATCGGAATATAGGAACTGAGCAGTTCAGTCATCATGTTCATCCCTGCTTGCCGGAGGCGCCAGGCGGCACATTTGGGCAAATGCCCGGCAAGCGAACGTGCGTTGCAACAAAGCCGTGGTTAGCGCAGCCGAAGCCCCGGCGCAAGAGATTTACAGAGGCAATTCGACGCGTCGCGCGCGGACATTATCAAGCAGATGCAACGATGTCGCGACAAATCCGCGCAAGTTGCCTGAAGCTGCATGTCTGATCACTGGAAACTGCATGGCTGTGAGAAGAAATGGCGCGAGTGACGGGGCTCGAACCCGCGACCTCCGGCGTGACAGGCCGGCACTCTAACCGACTGAGCTACACCCGCGCATTGATTGGCCATTTGCGGCCGCAGGGATGAAGAAAACCGGACGAACGACAAATCACATTTGCGTTCTACAAGACTTGAAATGGCGCGAGTGACGGGGCTCGAACCCGCGACCTCCGGCGTGACAGGCCGGCACTCTAACCAACTGAGCTACACCCGCAATTCATTTCAAGCAGTCCGGATGCCTTCGCACCCTCACCAAAACGGCTGCCCGTTTCGATGAGCGGCTAACTACGGGGTTCGCCATTTAGTGTCAAGCAGGTTTGGAGACAAAACCATGACAGTCGTTGAATTGTTTCGGCAAGGCCCATGCGGGAAGAATGAAAAGCCGGCAATTCCGTTGCCCGCGCCGGCGCCGGCGCCCGATCAAAGCCGCCGGCACAGTCGAAGCCGACATGCCCTCCCCTTTATCCACAGCCCGGCCGCGCCCGACAGGCGCCGGACGGAACGGGACCGGCGCCAAAAAAATCAAAAATTCTTCACAAACACTCTTGCGGTTTTGCCGCGATCCGCATAGATCACGGCCACCAACGCGGCAGGCCGATCCGGCTTCGTCAGCGATGGGCGATTAGCTCAGTTGGTAGAGCGCCTCGTTTACACCGAGGATGTCGGGAGTTCGAGTCTCTCATCGCCCACCATTTTTCCTTCGAAATCGCTGAATGAAGTGTTCATTCGCATCGGGGCTTCTCACGCGCTGGATGGTGACCCATCAGTTTTATTTGCGCGAATTATCCGATATTGATAAGATCGGATAAACGAAGGGATTGGTACCATGCCCTCAAGCTACAACATCGGTTTGCATTATGAAGGCCTTGTGCACGCGCTTGTCGAAAGCGGTCGCTACGCCAGTGCGAGCGAAGTGATACGCGATAGCCTGCGTCTGTTGGAAGAACGCGAAGAGCAGCGCCAGGCCCGTCTTGAAGCCTTGCGTTCGGATATCCGCACAGGCGTGGAAAGCGGTACAAGCGTCCCTGCCGATCAAGTATTTGACCGCCTCGAAGCCAAGTACAGCGGAACCCGCACCTAGTGGCGGTGTCGTTTGCCCCTGCGGCTGTGCAGGACTTGGAAGATATCGGCGATTACATCTATGCCGAGAACCCACAGGCGGCCTTTCGGTTCGTCACAGCGCTCCGTGTCCGGTGCAACCGGCTGGCCGATGCCCCTCGCGGCGGCGCACCACGGTCCGAATTGTGGGCAGGTCTGCGTTCGGTGCCTTTCCGCCGGTATGTCGTGTTCTACACGGTTACCGGTGATGACGTGCGTGTAGAGCGTATTCTACATGGCTCTCGCGATGTCGTGGCGGTGTTTTCTGAGGATGAAGAGCCCCCGCAAAACTAAGCGGTGTTACCCTTGGCACGAGCAAGGATGGTTCCCAAAGCTCTGCTCAGTGCTTTGCCCTGCCGACTAAAACCCCGACCATCGCCCACCGTTCACCCCTTCTCGCCAGTTCGTGATCCACCGCCGAAACCGGCCCGCGAGTCATCCGCCGTCACGTTCAAGACTTCGCTGTCCGCTCCTTCAACGGGTTGGCTCCCGCTCGGGCGTCCGCATCTGCAGAGATTGTCGGCTACGGAGCAACAAGGCGCCGCCCCGCCGGATTCAGATGCGCGCGGCGCCTGAAAGCCAGCACTCCACCAATACGGACTACTCCGGCCACCCCGCCACCTCCTATTGGGCGAATGGATGGGGGCTGGCAAAAGTGGGAATATTCGTCGCCCGGAAAGTCTCCGCGCTTGAAGGCCTACGAGGCCTGGAGATGTGCCATGAGGACTCTCAGCTCCGCATTGACGCTGTGCATCGCAATCGCCCTTTGCACGCCAAACGCCATCTATGTCAGCCTGCCCGGATACGCATTCAAGACCAATCCGCAATGCCAGCGCCACGAACCAAAGACGAAGTTTGACAGGAGGTGCGACTGGCCGAGAGTGGGCTTCAAGGACTTTACGCCCCCGCTGGTGACCGTGCTTGGGATCTGACGATTCTCAGCGTCTTTGCGAATCATCGTGGTCCAGTCGCGCTTGCCAGCCCGACGGCACCCATCGCTTTTTGACTGCGACAGAGTTTCCGATCGTGGCTAAGTGCCTTCGCTCCGAACTCCCTACCAGACTCTATATAGCCCTTCGGAATCCCGAAATTGGTTGCGGGATTGAAATCATTGCATGATTTTTTCTGTCGAAACCGCGCAAAGCTCGGCGAATTTCGGAATCCCGAAGCGGGGAATTTCGGGATTCCGAAGTGGCGTTCTGGAATCGGGAAACGGTCGGGGCCGGTCGCCGGCCATTCACCCCTTGGCCAGTTCCTTCTCCACCGCCGAAACCAGCCGCGAATCATCGGCCGTCACGTCAGGCGCGAAGCGGGCGGCTATTTTGCCGTCGCGGCCGATCAGGAATTTTTCGAAGTTCCAGAGGATATCGTCCACGTCGCCGCCCGATATGCCGTGGGATTTCAGGCGCTCGCGCATCGGGCCGTCGCCTGTGGTCTTCACGCCCGATTTGGTCAGCTGCCGGTAAAGCGGGTGCTGGGTCTCGCCCTTGACCGAAATCTTCGAGAAGATCGGGAAGGTGACGTCATAGGTGCTGGTGCAGAAGTCGAGGATCTCTGCGTCGGTGCCGGGCTCCTGGCCTTTGAAGTCGTTGGCGGGGAAAGCGGCGATGACGAAGCCGCGTTCGCGCTTTTCGCCGTAGAGCTTTTCGAGGCCCTCATATTGAACGGTCAGCCCGCATTTCGAGGCAACGTTGACGATCAGCAGCACCCTGCCCTTGTATTCGTTGAGCGTGGTCTCACGACCGTCCACTGACTTGACAGGGATATCCAGCACGTTGCCCGTCACGGGAACCTCCAATTTTGGTCGGAACATATCCGCCAAACTTAGCGATAGCGCCGCCTTTGTCATCAGCGTCTGGATCAACTCGGCGTCAACAAGAGCCGGCGCAGGCTTGCGGCCGGCGCCGGACTCAAGCCGTTCAGGCGGGGGATGTTTCCTTCACGTCGTCGAGCAGGAAATGCACGACGAGATAATCGGTCTTGTAATGGCGGCCGCTGTCGGACACGGATTCGACGCTGCCGCCGTCCTTCGGGTGCCAGGCATGGTAATGGGGGTTGGTGGTGATCAGGGTTATGGCCTTGCCTTGCAGGGCTTCCTCGCCAAGCCGGAAGCGCATCTCGGCCAGCGGCCATATCCGCTCGTAATCCGCCATGCTGATGCGCGCCTTCAGCGCCTTGCGATGCAGCGGTGCTTCGCCGGCCTCTGCGGGTGCTTCCAACATCACCTCCTCGGCTCCCTTGATGATGGCGTTGAACTCTTCAGGCCACATGCGTCTCATGAAATCGCTCCTCCCGGGGCTCTCGTCAGTCCACAGGTGAAACTTAGCGATTTGTTCGAAAGAAGCAAATTCCCGTCATGTGGTTGTCATCGAGGTCCGCTGCTCCTACGTTTCCCGCAGACCGCATCAGGGCCGTCAGACGCCCGCAATCCCGAGATCCGAGATGAAGACACGTGAAGACAGGCAGGCGCTCCGGGCGAGCATGCCGCGCACCCCGCTCAGCGCCCATCATATGGAAAACGCCCGTCTGCTGCCCGATCGCGGCGAGTTGCTCTACCGCATCCCGAACGGCGGCATCGGCGTCGAAGTGGGTGCTGCCTTCGGCGAATATACGGCGGAGATTCTCGAAAAAAATCGCCCGGCGCAGCTCTACCTCATCGATCCCTGGTCGATGGATCGCTACAGCTCCGGCCTCGATTCGATCCATACGCAATTCGCAGCTGAGATCGAGGCCGGCCGGCTGCATCTGATGCAAGGCACATCGCTGGAGAAGCTCGCCGAATTCGAGGACGATTTCCTCGACTGGGCCTATATCGATACCGACCATTCCTTCGAGCTCACCTGGCAGGAACTGCTGCTCTGCGAAAAGAAGGTGAAGCGGACGGGGCGCATCGCCGGGCATGATTTCTGCACCGGCAATACGGTCAAGCCGATCGTCTATGGTGTCGTCGAGGCGGTCACCAAATTCTGCAAGGATTACGGCTGGCAATTCGAGTTCCTGACGGTCGAATCACATGCGCATTTTTCCTATTGCCTGAAGCGGCTCTGATCAGCTTTTGCCGGAATATTGCGCGTCGCTGACCTGCTCCATCCAGTCGACATGCCTGCCGTCCAGCGCTTCGTGAATGGCGATGTGCGTCATCGCCGTATCCGGGGCAGCGCCGTGCCAATGTTTTTCGCCCGGCGAAAACCACACCGTGTCGCCGGCGCGGATCTCGCTGATCTCACCGCCCCAGCTCTGGACGAGCCCCCTGCCCGAGGTCACGATCAGCGTCTGGCCGAGCGGATGCGTGTGCCATGCGGTGCGGGCGCCGGGTTCGAAGGTGACGGAGGTTGCCCGCATCCGGGCCGGTTCGGGCGTCTCCATCAGCGGGTCCTGGCGAACGGCGCCGGTGAAATAGTCGGCCGGCGGCGTCATCGAGGGGCGAGAGCCGGCGGGTTTGATCTCCATGATCTTTCCTTTTCTATTCCATTGCGGTTGAAGCCTTACCACGCTCCACGATATTTCAACGGGACGACCGATCAAGGCCGGATCGGCAATTGCCGCACAGTTCCTCGCCTGTTAGGCCAGTGTCTTTCATTACTTACGAAGGATTTTTCTCATGAAACACCATGCTTTCGGCCGCATGCCCTTCACCGTCACCAATGTCGGCTTCGGCGCCTGGCAGATCGGCGGCTCCTGGGGCGATATCAGCGAGGCGGATGGACGCGCGGCGCTGAATGCCGCGCTTGATGCCGGCATGACCTTCATCGATACGGCTGACGTTTATGGCGACGGCCGCTCGGAAAAGATCATCGCCGACGTGCTGAAGGCGCGCGGCGGCGAACGGCCGATGGTCGCCACCAAGGCGGGCCGCCGCCTCAACCCGCATGTTGCCGAAGGCTATACCAAGGCGAACCTCGAAGGCTTCATCGACCGCAGCCTTGCGAATCTTTCCGTCGACAGTCTCGACCTCGTGCAGCTTCACTGCCCGCCGCGCGAGGTGTTTTACCAGCCGGAGGTCTTCGAAGGTCTCGATGCGCTGCAGAAGGCCGGCAAGATCAAGGGTTATGGCGTCAGCGTCGAAAAGGTCGAGGACGGGCTGAAGGCGATCGAATATCCTGGCGTCGTCAGCATCCAGATCATCTACAACATTTTCCGCCAGCGCCCCGACCACCTGTTTTTCCAGGAGGCGCGCCGCAGGAACGTGGCGATCATCGCCCGCGTGCCGTTGGCCAGCGGTCTGCTCTCCGGCAAGATCACCGGGGAAACGCACTTTGCCAGCGACGACCACCGCAATTTCAACCGTCACGGCGAGGCCTTCGATGTCGGCGAAACCTTTGCCGGCGTGCCCTTCGAGGTCGGCCTGCAGGCGGTGGAGGAGGTGCGCAAGCTGGTGCCCGCAGGCGCCACCATGGCCGCCTTCGCGCTGCGCTGGATCCTGATGACTGACGCCGTCACCGTCGTCATCCCCGGCGCCCGCAACGGCGAACAGGCAAGAGCCAATGCGGCGGCGGCCGATCTGGCGCCGCTGTCGGCCGATGTCATGGCGGCGACACGCGAGATCTACGAGCGGCTGATCGCGCCGCATGTGCATCAGCGCTGGTAGCGTGCGGTTGCCTGTTTTGAGGGCTGCGGCACGACGGAGAGCAGCCCCTCATCCGCCTGCCGGCACCTTCTCCCCGTAAACGGGGCGAAGGAGAATAGCCGCAACCTCTCCGTTCCTCGCTACGTCTCGTTTGGCACGTCCCCTCTCCCCGTTTTACGGGGAGAGGGTTAGGGTGAGGGCAGCTTTCAGTTCGTCGCGTTCAGCTCAACCGGGAAGAACAGCGTCTCGCCGGAGGAATCGCTGACGCCGTCATTGTCGGTGACGGCATAGGGCTTGCCTGAGGCGTCGAAGGTGAAGCCTTCGAGCTTGTCGAGCACGTAGCCGTTGGTCGCGCTCTTCAGTTCGCCGAGGAAGTCGTGGGCTTCGGTCTTCTTGACCACCGGCAGCTCGGCCCCGAGCTTGGCGGGCTTCAGTTCCGAGATCGCCACCTTGTAGAGCTTCTTCAGCTTGGCAGCGTCGCCGACGAGGTTGTCGCGTTCGATGATGTAGACGCTGTCGCCCTGCGCCGAGATTTCAGACAGGCCGACCCAGCCGCTTTCGGTCTTGTCGAGCGGATAGCGCACGGCACCCCATTCCTTCTTCTTCGGATTGTAGGAGACGAGCTTGACGAAGCCCTTCTCGTCGTCACCCCATTCGCGCTGGACAGCCATCCAGAGCGTGGCATCGTCGCCGGTGCCGACAATGGTGACGCCTTCGAAGCCGTAGCGGATTTCGTTGGCGGCGAGTTCCTTCGGCAGGGCGATCTCGGCCTTGATATCGCCTTTGGCGTTGACGTTGTAGAGGGCGTGTGGGACGAGACGCTCGCTGTAGCCTTCCGAGGCGAGCCAGAACGAGCCGTCGGCG from Rhizobium sp. BT03 harbors:
- a CDS encoding NADH-quinone oxidoreductase subunit E translates to MSVRRLAEDQFQPAAFAFSDENAVWADKTIQKYPAGRQQSAVIPLLMRAQEQDGWVTRAAIEKIADMLDMAYIRVLEVATFYTQFQLHPVGTRAHVQVCGTTPCMLRGSEALMSVCKSKIHAHAFERNAEGTLSWEEVECLGACVNAPMVMIGKDTYEDLTPARLEEIIDSFAAGNGASIKPGTQIDRIFSAPEGGPTSLTTEEPKARTRAKKADAETISAPVDAAPVPPSEAARPKSTDAETNAALKTPATAPKAAAKNAKAAEQQPISGTAAAEPAPAPAVKAEASATKPSLTDKNRPSGIEKPAAPDDLKMISGVGPKIEATLNEIGIFTFAQVAGWKKAEREWVDGYLNFRGRIERDDWVKQAKALAKGGEAEYIKVFGKKPR
- a CDS encoding NADH-quinone oxidoreductase subunit D, with product MTEHNVRNFNINFGPQHPAAHGVLRLVLELDGEIVERVDPHIGLLHRGTEKLIETKTYLQAVPYFDRLDYVAPMNQEHAYALAVEKLLGIEIPIRGQLIRVLYSEIGRILSHLLNVTTQAMDVGALTPPLWGFEEREKLMVFYERASGSRMHAAYVRPGGVHQDLPEQLVQDIGDWCDPFLKALDDIDDLLTGNRIFKQRNVDIGVVSLEDCWAWGFSGVMVRGSGAAWDLRRSQPYECYSDLEFDIPIGKNGDNYDRYLIRMIEMRQSVRIMKQCVNRLLSDAKTGPFSSIDGKVVPPKRGEMKRSMEALIHHFKLYTEGYHVPAGEVYAAVEAPKGEFGVYLVSDGSNKPYRCKIRAPGYAHLQAMDFMCRGHQLADVAAVLGSLDIVFGEVDR
- a CDS encoding NADH-quinone oxidoreductase subunit C yields the protein MSEALTELASYLGEARGNLIAASQMKYGELTLTTTGENLIALLTFLRDDARCGFVNLIDICGVDWPQRELRFDVVYHLLSPKQNVRIRVKVATDEDTPVPSACAVHPGADWFERETWDMYGVLFTGHPDLRRILTDYGFEGHPLRKDFPTTGFVEVRYDDAAKRVVYEPVELKQEFRNFDFMSPWEGTEYVLPGDEKAKQ
- a CDS encoding NADH-quinone oxidoreductase subunit B family protein codes for the protein MGVTPVSNQPLVAQQPKGIIDPSTGKPIGSNDAFFGEINNELADKGFLVTSTDELINWARTGSLMWMTFGLACCAVEMMQLSMPRYDVERFGFAPRASPRQSDVMIVAGTLTNKMAPALRKVYDQMPEPRYVISMGSCANGGGYYHYSYSVVRGCDRIVPIDIYVPGCPPTAEALLYGVLLLQKKIRRTGTIER
- a CDS encoding NADH-quinone oxidoreductase subunit A, which codes for MTELLSSYIPIAIFIAIALVIGLALLIAPFAVAFKAPDSEKLSAYECGFNAFDDARMKFDIRFYLVSILFIIFDLEVAFLFPWAVSFGAIGWFGFWSMMVFLFVLTIGFIYEWKKGALEWE
- a CDS encoding type II toxin-antitoxin system ParD family antitoxin — encoded protein: MPSSYNIGLHYEGLVHALVESGRYASASEVIRDSLRLLEEREEQRQARLEALRSDIRTGVESGTSVPADQVFDRLEAKYSGTRT
- a CDS encoding type II toxin-antitoxin system RelE/ParE family toxin, encoding MSFAPAAVQDLEDIGDYIYAENPQAAFRFVTALRVRCNRLADAPRGGAPRSELWAGLRSVPFRRYVVFYTVTGDDVRVERILHGSRDVVAVFSEDEEPPQN
- a CDS encoding glutathione peroxidase, producing the protein MTGNVLDIPVKSVDGRETTLNEYKGRVLLIVNVASKCGLTVQYEGLEKLYGEKRERGFVIAAFPANDFKGQEPGTDAEILDFCTSTYDVTFPIFSKISVKGETQHPLYRQLTKSGVKTTGDGPMRERLKSHGISGGDVDDILWNFEKFLIGRDGKIAARFAPDVTADDSRLVSAVEKELAKG
- a CDS encoding class I SAM-dependent methyltransferase, with amino-acid sequence MKTREDRQALRASMPRTPLSAHHMENARLLPDRGELLYRIPNGGIGVEVGAAFGEYTAEILEKNRPAQLYLIDPWSMDRYSSGLDSIHTQFAAEIEAGRLHLMQGTSLEKLAEFEDDFLDWAYIDTDHSFELTWQELLLCEKKVKRTGRIAGHDFCTGNTVKPIVYGVVEAVTKFCKDYGWQFEFLTVESHAHFSYCLKRL
- a CDS encoding cupin domain-containing protein, which encodes MEIKPAGSRPSMTPPADYFTGAVRQDPLMETPEPARMRATSVTFEPGARTAWHTHPLGQTLIVTSGRGLVQSWGGEISEIRAGDTVWFSPGEKHWHGAAPDTAMTHIAIHEALDGRHVDWMEQVSDAQYSGKS
- a CDS encoding aldo/keto reductase, with translation MKHHAFGRMPFTVTNVGFGAWQIGGSWGDISEADGRAALNAALDAGMTFIDTADVYGDGRSEKIIADVLKARGGERPMVATKAGRRLNPHVAEGYTKANLEGFIDRSLANLSVDSLDLVQLHCPPREVFYQPEVFEGLDALQKAGKIKGYGVSVEKVEDGLKAIEYPGVVSIQIIYNIFRQRPDHLFFQEARRRNVAIIARVPLASGLLSGKITGETHFASDDHRNFNRHGEAFDVGETFAGVPFEVGLQAVEEVRKLVPAGATMAAFALRWILMTDAVTVVIPGARNGEQARANAAAADLAPLSADVMAATREIYERLIAPHVHQRW